A genomic window from Plasmodium malariae genome assembly, chromosome: 10 includes:
- the PmUG01_10051100 gene encoding PIR protein: MDDVGLTLPSALNYKILDNKTAYYSDDKCNTLVDVLSEYNGVFDFCEKFIGIIENFNKLTIFGQFEDDSCITVKFWVYDRLFKLPINNTNVNDINKVILKLKENIDLDTIKECNIFNFTYSKEDFYIMKSLYDYATNYNTIKKYLYGKNYICKQNLKNYIDKNYEIYINVKDKCNSNDTRNDEYCTVYDYIKKVFINENSSLSCKVKHSEDDVSEKEHVTRRDEGLSPTLSNLGKRDEKISGINAITEHEKNSVPFAKIIVGVVFPLLGFFFILYKFTPFKSWLKTNLLKKKIIKDYEDEEYTQEPLNEYYSTRRRHVHYHPL, encoded by the exons ATG GATGATGTAGGACTTACTCTTCCTTCTGCtcttaattataaaattttagatAACAAAACTGCTTATTACTCCGATGATAAATGTAATACATTAGTTGATGTTTTAAGTGAATACAATGGTGTTTTTGACTTTTGTGAGAAATTTATAGGAATCATCGagaattttaataaactGACAATTTTTGGTCAATTCGAAGATGATTCTTGCATAACTGTAAAGTTCTGGGTATACGATcgtttatttaaattaccTATTAACAACACAAATGTTAATGATATCAATAAGGTTATACTTAAGCTAAAGGAAAACATTGATTTGGATACAATTAAagaatgtaatatatttaattttacatattcgAAGGaagatttttatattatgaaaagttTGTATGATTATGCtacaaattataatacaaTCAAGAAATACCTTTAtggtaaaaattatatatgtaagcagaatttgaaaaattatattgataaaaattatgaaatatatatcaatgtAAAAGATAAGTGTAATAGTAATGATACAAGAAATGATGAATATTGTACAgtatatgattatattaaaaaggtgtttataaatgaaaattcttCTTTATCGTGTAAAGTAAAACACTCAGAAGATGACGTTAGTGAAAAAGAACATGTAACACGAAGAGATGAAGGATTATCCCCAACATTAAGTAACTTAGGTAAACGTGATGAAAAGATATCTGGAATTAATGCCATAACAGAACATGAGAAGAATTCTGTTCCATTTGCTAAAATTATTGTTGGAGTTGTTTTTCCACTTTTGggattttttttcatcttgtataaa TTTACTCCATTTAAATCATGGTTAAAAACTAATttattgaagaaaaaaataattaaggaTTACGAAGATGAAGAATATACACAAGAACCTTTGAATGAATATTATAGTACACGCAGACGTCATGTACACTACCATCCTTTatga
- the PmUG01_10051200 gene encoding PIR protein: MEVSNTSKKSKILAYFDQDYEIEESSQSYNLLNPIKEIHGNLYEIGCKLDNSYKMRNLLPGLLDDSNPVNKDEFCGLLNEWINNKKYIYIFEGTNCENKTKFWEENIEKLWEQLKTNIGNEEGCERCKIFYNCSVSPEMKTSLSVGFTIFGILLITFFIFYKLGPIRSRIHNCLHKKKRKIENIVPEKSCELLEGSSKKGISFSENGSIALGYHSVEI, encoded by the exons ATGGag gTATCAAATACTAGtaagaaaagtaaaatacTAGCATATTTTGATCAAGATTATGAAATTGAAGAATCATCACAATCATATAACTTATTAAATCCTATAAAGGAAATACATGggaatttatatgaaattgGTTGTAAGCTTGATAACAGTTATAAAATGAGAAATTTATTACCTGGATTACTAGATGATAGTAATCCTGTCAATAAAGATGAGTTTTGTGGTTTATTGAATGAATGGataaacaacaaaaaatatatatatatatttgaaggAACTAATTGCGAAAATAAGACAAAATTTTGGGAAGAAAATATTGAGAAATTGTGGGAACAATTAAAAACGAATATTGGTAATGAAGAAGGGTGTGAGagatgtaaaattttttataattgttcTGTTTCTCCTGAAATGAAAACTTCTTTATCTGTGGGTTTTACTATTTTTGGAATTTTActcattactttttttattttttataag ttaGGTCCCATTAGATCAAGGATTCACAACTGtctacataaaaaaaaaagaaaaatagagAACATAGTTCCAGAAAAATCATGTGAATTATTAGAAGGATCTTCTAAAAAAGGGATTTCATTTTCTGAAAACGGAAGTATTGCGTTAGGTTATCATTCTGTAGAAATTTAG